In Musa acuminata AAA Group cultivar baxijiao chromosome BXJ3-9, Cavendish_Baxijiao_AAA, whole genome shotgun sequence, a single genomic region encodes these proteins:
- the LOC135648413 gene encoding methyl-CpG-binding domain-containing protein 2-like isoform X2 — MQDQQIWLRLLSQMQTYLEDAPVGHGSPKTSKNIRKRSFDVADGNANDVNNHSTASPSNHLVLYDPGTSGTGQDAHAVNDLMDNHTSTSRNFLAPISSGRTFPSIGTFTVQCDLCFKWRIIPTKEKYEQIREHILEEPFICEHAREWRLDISCEDPEDISQDGSRLWAIDKPNIAKPPPGWERLLRIRGEGGTKFADVYYAAPSGKRLRSMVEIQRYLLEHPEHGQGVTLSQFSFQSPRPLQENYVRKRPARLTNSCNDPDTVLPRPTEPEEVNPLSWAAPPTHKELLTGGPASSSPRQNEDPTLTAATPSSEQMCGSSVNDQPKMKLEDGDHSRNPFEV, encoded by the exons ATGCAAGATCAGCAGATATGGCTCCG GTTATTGAGTCAAATGCAGACATATCTGGAAGATGCTCCTGTTGGTCATGGGTCCCCAAAGACTTCAAAAAATATTCGTAAAAGGTCATTTGATGTTGCTGATGGTAATGCAAATGACGTGAACAATCATTCTACTGCAAGTCCTTCAAATCATTTGGTGCTTTATGACCCTGGTACAAGTGGTACCGGTCAGGATGCTCATGCAGTTAATGATCTCATGGATAATCATACTTCAACATCTAGAAACTTCCTAGCACCAATTTCTTCTGGCCGTACTTTTCCATCCATTGGGACATTTACAGTCCAATGTGATTTATGTTTCAAATGGAGGATCATTCCAACAAAAGAGAAATATGAACAAATACGTGAACACATATTAGAAGAGCCTTTTATATGTGAACATGCTCGTGAGTGGCGTCTTGATATTTCATGTGAAGATCCTGAAGACATATCGCAGGATGGCAGTAGACTCTGGGCAATTGATAAACCTAACATCGCCaaaccacctcctggctgggaaaGATTGCTTAGGATCAGAGGCGAAGGAGGCACAAAATTTGCAGATGT GTATTATGCTGCACCATCTGGGAAAAGACTGCGGTCAATGGTCGAGATTCAAAG GTATTTGCTTGAACACCCAGAGCACGGACAAGGGGTAACTCTCTCCCAGTTTTCATTTCAGTCCCCTAGGCCTCTACAAGAGAACTATGTCAGAAAACGTCCTGCACGTTTGACAAATTCTTGTAATGACCCTGATACAGTACTGCCAAGGCCAACTGAACCTGAAGAGG TGAATCCCTTATCTTGGGCAGCTCCTCCTACACATAAAGAGCTTTTAACTGGTGGACCAGCTTCATCAAGTCCTCGACAAAACGAAGACCCAACACTGACGGCAGCTACACCTTCATCAGAACAAATGTGTGGTAGTTCTGTTAATGATCAACCCAAGATGAAGCTAGAAGATGGTGACCATTCCAGGAATCCTTTTGAGGTGTGA
- the LOC135648413 gene encoding methyl-CpG-binding domain-containing protein 2-like isoform X1, with amino-acid sequence MQDQQIWLRTILHQAIAKVSLHQILDLAIHRSHNRAKFSFFDQVLLSQMQTYLEDAPVGHGSPKTSKNIRKRSFDVADGNANDVNNHSTASPSNHLVLYDPGTSGTGQDAHAVNDLMDNHTSTSRNFLAPISSGRTFPSIGTFTVQCDLCFKWRIIPTKEKYEQIREHILEEPFICEHAREWRLDISCEDPEDISQDGSRLWAIDKPNIAKPPPGWERLLRIRGEGGTKFADVYYAAPSGKRLRSMVEIQRYLLEHPEHGQGVTLSQFSFQSPRPLQENYVRKRPARLTNSCNDPDTVLPRPTEPEEVNPLSWAAPPTHKELLTGGPASSSPRQNEDPTLTAATPSSEQMCGSSVNDQPKMKLEDGDHSRNPFEV; translated from the exons ATGCAAGATCAGCAGATATGGCTCCG AACCATTCTCCATCAAGCAATTGCCAAAGTAAGCTTACACCAAATTCTGGACCTCGCGATTCATAGGAGCCATAATCGTGCAAAATTCTCATTTTTTGACCAAGT GTTATTGAGTCAAATGCAGACATATCTGGAAGATGCTCCTGTTGGTCATGGGTCCCCAAAGACTTCAAAAAATATTCGTAAAAGGTCATTTGATGTTGCTGATGGTAATGCAAATGACGTGAACAATCATTCTACTGCAAGTCCTTCAAATCATTTGGTGCTTTATGACCCTGGTACAAGTGGTACCGGTCAGGATGCTCATGCAGTTAATGATCTCATGGATAATCATACTTCAACATCTAGAAACTTCCTAGCACCAATTTCTTCTGGCCGTACTTTTCCATCCATTGGGACATTTACAGTCCAATGTGATTTATGTTTCAAATGGAGGATCATTCCAACAAAAGAGAAATATGAACAAATACGTGAACACATATTAGAAGAGCCTTTTATATGTGAACATGCTCGTGAGTGGCGTCTTGATATTTCATGTGAAGATCCTGAAGACATATCGCAGGATGGCAGTAGACTCTGGGCAATTGATAAACCTAACATCGCCaaaccacctcctggctgggaaaGATTGCTTAGGATCAGAGGCGAAGGAGGCACAAAATTTGCAGATGT GTATTATGCTGCACCATCTGGGAAAAGACTGCGGTCAATGGTCGAGATTCAAAG GTATTTGCTTGAACACCCAGAGCACGGACAAGGGGTAACTCTCTCCCAGTTTTCATTTCAGTCCCCTAGGCCTCTACAAGAGAACTATGTCAGAAAACGTCCTGCACGTTTGACAAATTCTTGTAATGACCCTGATACAGTACTGCCAAGGCCAACTGAACCTGAAGAGG TGAATCCCTTATCTTGGGCAGCTCCTCCTACACATAAAGAGCTTTTAACTGGTGGACCAGCTTCATCAAGTCCTCGACAAAACGAAGACCCAACACTGACGGCAGCTACACCTTCATCAGAACAAATGTGTGGTAGTTCTGTTAATGATCAACCCAAGATGAAGCTAGAAGATGGTGACCATTCCAGGAATCCTTTTGAGGTGTGA
- the LOC135648413 gene encoding methyl-CpG-binding domain-containing protein 2-like isoform X3 produces MQTYLEDAPVGHGSPKTSKNIRKRSFDVADGNANDVNNHSTASPSNHLVLYDPGTSGTGQDAHAVNDLMDNHTSTSRNFLAPISSGRTFPSIGTFTVQCDLCFKWRIIPTKEKYEQIREHILEEPFICEHAREWRLDISCEDPEDISQDGSRLWAIDKPNIAKPPPGWERLLRIRGEGGTKFADVYYAAPSGKRLRSMVEIQRYLLEHPEHGQGVTLSQFSFQSPRPLQENYVRKRPARLTNSCNDPDTVLPRPTEPEEVNPLSWAAPPTHKELLTGGPASSSPRQNEDPTLTAATPSSEQMCGSSVNDQPKMKLEDGDHSRNPFEV; encoded by the exons ATGCAGACATATCTGGAAGATGCTCCTGTTGGTCATGGGTCCCCAAAGACTTCAAAAAATATTCGTAAAAGGTCATTTGATGTTGCTGATGGTAATGCAAATGACGTGAACAATCATTCTACTGCAAGTCCTTCAAATCATTTGGTGCTTTATGACCCTGGTACAAGTGGTACCGGTCAGGATGCTCATGCAGTTAATGATCTCATGGATAATCATACTTCAACATCTAGAAACTTCCTAGCACCAATTTCTTCTGGCCGTACTTTTCCATCCATTGGGACATTTACAGTCCAATGTGATTTATGTTTCAAATGGAGGATCATTCCAACAAAAGAGAAATATGAACAAATACGTGAACACATATTAGAAGAGCCTTTTATATGTGAACATGCTCGTGAGTGGCGTCTTGATATTTCATGTGAAGATCCTGAAGACATATCGCAGGATGGCAGTAGACTCTGGGCAATTGATAAACCTAACATCGCCaaaccacctcctggctgggaaaGATTGCTTAGGATCAGAGGCGAAGGAGGCACAAAATTTGCAGATGT GTATTATGCTGCACCATCTGGGAAAAGACTGCGGTCAATGGTCGAGATTCAAAG GTATTTGCTTGAACACCCAGAGCACGGACAAGGGGTAACTCTCTCCCAGTTTTCATTTCAGTCCCCTAGGCCTCTACAAGAGAACTATGTCAGAAAACGTCCTGCACGTTTGACAAATTCTTGTAATGACCCTGATACAGTACTGCCAAGGCCAACTGAACCTGAAGAGG TGAATCCCTTATCTTGGGCAGCTCCTCCTACACATAAAGAGCTTTTAACTGGTGGACCAGCTTCATCAAGTCCTCGACAAAACGAAGACCCAACACTGACGGCAGCTACACCTTCATCAGAACAAATGTGTGGTAGTTCTGTTAATGATCAACCCAAGATGAAGCTAGAAGATGGTGACCATTCCAGGAATCCTTTTGAGGTGTGA